From the Streptomyces sp. Tu 2975 genome, one window contains:
- a CDS encoding glycerate kinase, with the protein MTDGAVTQPARVLVAADKFKGSLTAVEVAERVTAGLRRVLPGLEVEALPVADGGDGTVAAAVAAGFERREVQVTGPRGESLTAAYALRDGTAVVEMAEASGLQHLPAGVFAPLTATTYGSGELLRAALDAGARTIVFGVGGSATTDGGAGMLAALGARFLDASGAPVPPGGGGLRELATADLSGLDARLKDVELILASDVDNPLTGPKGAPAVYGPQKGATPDDVALLDEALAHYAAVLGPEHADSPGAGAAGGIGYGALVALGASFRPGIEVMLDVLGFAPALARATLVITGEGSLDEQTLHGKAPAGVAAAARARGIEVVAVCGRLALPPEALGHAGIRRAYALSALEPDPAKSMAGAGPLLERVAESIARDFLT; encoded by the coding sequence GTGACGGACGGAGCAGTTACTCAGCCCGCACGAGTGCTCGTCGCGGCTGACAAGTTCAAGGGCTCGCTCACGGCCGTAGAGGTCGCGGAGCGGGTGACGGCCGGCCTGCGGCGGGTCCTGCCCGGGCTGGAGGTCGAGGCCCTGCCCGTCGCCGACGGCGGCGACGGCACGGTCGCGGCGGCGGTCGCCGCGGGCTTCGAACGCCGCGAGGTGCAGGTCACGGGGCCGCGCGGCGAGTCACTGACCGCGGCGTACGCCCTCCGGGACGGCACCGCGGTGGTCGAGATGGCCGAGGCCTCCGGCCTCCAGCACCTGCCGGCCGGTGTCTTCGCGCCGCTGACCGCCACGACGTACGGCTCCGGGGAACTCCTGCGCGCCGCGCTCGACGCGGGCGCGCGCACAATCGTCTTCGGCGTCGGCGGCAGCGCCACCACCGACGGCGGCGCCGGAATGCTCGCCGCGCTCGGCGCGCGCTTCCTCGACGCGTCCGGAGCGCCGGTGCCGCCCGGCGGGGGAGGCCTGCGCGAACTGGCGACGGCCGACCTGTCCGGACTCGACGCCCGCCTCAAGGACGTCGAACTGATCCTCGCCAGCGACGTCGACAACCCGCTGACGGGTCCGAAGGGCGCGCCCGCCGTGTACGGGCCCCAGAAGGGCGCCACGCCGGACGACGTCGCCCTCCTCGACGAGGCCCTCGCGCACTACGCCGCCGTCCTCGGCCCCGAACACGCGGACTCGCCCGGCGCGGGCGCGGCCGGCGGCATCGGCTACGGCGCGCTCGTCGCGCTCGGCGCGAGTTTCCGGCCCGGCATCGAGGTCATGCTCGACGTCCTCGGTTTCGCCCCCGCGCTGGCGAGGGCGACCCTCGTCATCACCGGCGAGGGCTCCCTCGACGAGCAGACCCTCCACGGCAAGGCCCCGGCGGGCGTCGCGGCGGCGGCCCGCGCTCGCGGCATCGAGGTCGTCGCGGTCTGCGGCCGCCTGGCCCTCCCCCCGGAGGCCCTGGGCCACGCGGGCATCCGCCGCGCGTACGCCTTGTCGGCGCTCGAACCGGACCCGGCGAAGTCCATGGCCGGGGCGGGCCCCCTCCTGGAACGCGTGGCGGAGTCGATCGCGCGGGACTTCCTGACCTGA
- a CDS encoding NUDIX hydrolase produces the protein MTTSDYAAYIAALPRVLAGAAVLLRNDEGLVLLVEPNYREGWGLPGGTIESDLGETPRQAARREAAEEIGLDVEPGALLAVDWVPGEGRPPITAYVYDGGVLTEERLKTIRLQEEELLSWRLVAREDLPRFLLGSLGHRVLAALDALEAGTGTVELVNGLPPVS, from the coding sequence GTGACGACCTCCGACTACGCCGCGTACATCGCTGCCCTCCCCCGCGTGCTCGCCGGTGCCGCCGTGCTGCTGCGGAACGACGAGGGTCTCGTGCTGCTCGTGGAGCCCAACTACCGCGAGGGCTGGGGGCTGCCGGGCGGCACCATCGAGTCCGATCTGGGCGAGACTCCGCGCCAGGCCGCCCGGCGGGAGGCGGCGGAGGAGATCGGGCTCGACGTCGAGCCGGGGGCGCTGCTCGCGGTCGACTGGGTGCCGGGCGAGGGCCGGCCGCCGATCACCGCGTACGTGTACGACGGCGGCGTGCTCACCGAGGAACGCCTCAAGACGATCCGGCTCCAGGAGGAGGAGCTGCTCTCCTGGCGGCTGGTGGCCAGGGAGGACCTTCCCCGGTTCCTGCTCGGTTCGCTCGGGCACCGGGTGCTGGCCGCCCTCGACGCGCTGGAGGCGGGCACCGGGACGGTCGAGCTGGTGAACGGACTGCCGCCCGTGTCCTGA
- a CDS encoding type II toxin-antitoxin system VapB family antitoxin → MAKLTISLDAELVVEVMVLAGVGSPQDAVELVVRDYIARGHRTEARVAARDEPQGKRDVQPPDPQA, encoded by the coding sequence ATGGCGAAGCTCACGATCAGTCTGGATGCCGAACTCGTCGTCGAGGTCATGGTGCTGGCGGGCGTGGGCAGCCCGCAGGACGCCGTCGAGCTGGTCGTGCGCGACTACATCGCACGGGGCCACCGCACGGAGGCGCGGGTGGCCGCACGCGACGAGCCCCAGGGCAAGCGCGACGTCCAGCCGCCGGATCCCCAGGCGTGA
- a CDS encoding Sir2 family NAD-dependent protein deacetylase, with the protein MAEVTSHHDRPLVAILSGAGISTDSGIPDYRGPNGLWRRDPEAQKLVTYEYYMADPEIRRRSWQMRRKNRTLKAEPNAAHRAVVALERAGVPVRVITQNVDGLHQLAGLPARKVFELHGSARSFVCTECHARGPMEDALARVESGEDDPPCLECGGILKSATVMFGQRLDPVVLGQAVAVTKACQVFVAVGTSLQVQPAAGLAGVAAEHGARLIVVNAEPTPYDEMADEVVREPIGTALPALLERLAG; encoded by the coding sequence ATGGCAGAAGTGACCTCGCACCATGACCGGCCTCTTGTCGCCATCCTCAGCGGTGCCGGTATCTCCACCGATTCCGGAATCCCTGACTATCGCGGCCCCAACGGGCTGTGGCGGCGGGACCCGGAGGCGCAGAAGCTCGTCACGTACGAGTACTACATGGCTGATCCGGAGATCCGTCGGCGTTCGTGGCAGATGCGGCGCAAGAACCGGACGCTGAAGGCGGAGCCGAACGCGGCGCACCGGGCGGTCGTCGCGCTCGAGCGGGCCGGGGTGCCGGTGCGGGTGATCACTCAGAACGTGGACGGACTGCACCAGCTCGCCGGGCTGCCCGCCCGCAAGGTCTTCGAACTGCACGGCAGCGCACGGAGTTTCGTGTGCACCGAGTGCCACGCGCGGGGACCCATGGAGGACGCCCTCGCCCGCGTGGAGTCCGGTGAGGACGACCCGCCGTGCCTGGAGTGCGGCGGGATCCTGAAGTCGGCGACCGTGATGTTCGGCCAGCGCCTCGACCCGGTGGTACTGGGTCAGGCCGTCGCGGTCACCAAGGCCTGTCAGGTCTTCGTCGCCGTCGGCACCAGCCTCCAGGTCCAGCCGGCCGCGGGCCTCGCCGGTGTCGCGGCCGAGCACGGCGCCCGGCTGATCGTCGTGAACGCCGAACCCACGCCTTACGACGAGATGGCCGACGAGGTCGTCCGGGAGCCCATCGGGACGGCGCTGCCCGCGCTGCTGGAGCGGCTCGCGGGCTGA
- a CDS encoding methylated-DNA--[protein]-cysteine S-methyltransferase: MTIRQHTVVDSPYGPLTLVATDGVLSGLYMTEQRHRPAEETFGEEDERPFGETISQLDAYFARELTEFDLPTHCAGTPFQRSVWEQLRRIPYGQTRTYGELAEILGNRGASRAVGLANGKNPIGIIVPCHRVIGSSGSLVGYGGGLDRKQRLLSFERGGFDDALFQPASRSSSAGSAVPMGSRTTSSAISS, encoded by the coding sequence ATGACGATCCGGCAGCACACCGTCGTCGACAGCCCGTACGGCCCGCTCACCCTCGTCGCCACCGACGGCGTGCTCAGCGGGCTGTACATGACCGAGCAGCGGCACCGCCCCGCGGAGGAGACCTTCGGCGAGGAGGACGAGCGGCCGTTCGGCGAGACGATCAGCCAGCTCGACGCCTACTTCGCCCGCGAACTCACCGAGTTCGACCTGCCGACGCACTGCGCGGGAACCCCCTTCCAGCGCAGCGTGTGGGAGCAACTGCGCCGGATCCCGTACGGGCAGACCCGCACCTACGGCGAACTCGCGGAGATCCTCGGCAACCGGGGGGCCTCCCGCGCGGTGGGTCTCGCCAACGGCAAGAACCCGATCGGCATCATCGTGCCCTGCCATCGCGTCATCGGCTCGTCCGGCAGCCTCGTCGGCTACGGCGGCGGCCTCGACCGCAAACAGCGGCTGCTCTCCTTCGAGCGCGGAGGCTTCGACGACGCGCTCTTTCAGCCCGCGAGCCGCTCCAGCAGCGCGGGCAGCGCCGTCCCGATGGGCTCCCGGACGACCTCGTCGGCCATCTCGTCGTAA
- a CDS encoding AlkA N-terminal domain-containing protein, with amino-acid sequence MHTDTERCVRAVRSKDARFDGWFFTAVLTTRIYCRPSCPVVPPKAENMVFYPSAAACQQAGFRACKRCRPDTSPGSPEWNARADAVARAVRLIQDGVVDREGVPGLAARLGYSTRQVERQLLAELGAGPLALARAQRAQTARLLIETTPLPMAEVAFAAGFSSIRTFNDTVREVFALSPGELRARAGRGRSAPAPTPGVIALRLPYRAPLEPGNLFGHLAATGVPGVEEWRDGAYRRTLSLPYGHGIVALTPHPDHIACRLSLTDPRDLTIAISRCRWMLDLDADPVAVDEQLRDDPLLAPLVGKAPGRRVPRTVDAAEFAVRAVLGQQVSTAAARTHAGRLVRAHGVPVEDPEGGLTHLFPVPEALAALDPEALALPRSRRTTLTTLVTALADGTLKLDPGSDWDKARAQLAGLPGFGPWTVEVIAMRALGDPDAFLPTDLGMRRAAAALGLPSTPAALTARAAAWRPWRAYAVQYLWASDDHPINHLPA; translated from the coding sequence ATGCACACCGACACCGAGCGTTGCGTGCGCGCCGTCCGTTCCAAGGACGCGCGGTTCGACGGATGGTTCTTCACCGCCGTGCTGACCACCCGGATCTACTGCCGTCCCAGTTGCCCGGTGGTGCCGCCGAAGGCCGAGAACATGGTCTTCTACCCGAGCGCCGCCGCCTGCCAGCAGGCCGGCTTCCGGGCGTGCAAACGCTGCCGACCCGACACCAGCCCCGGCTCGCCCGAATGGAACGCCCGCGCCGACGCCGTCGCACGGGCCGTCCGGCTCATCCAGGACGGGGTCGTCGACCGTGAGGGAGTGCCCGGCCTGGCGGCCCGGCTCGGATATTCGACCCGGCAGGTCGAGCGCCAGCTGCTCGCCGAGCTCGGCGCGGGGCCGCTCGCCCTGGCCCGGGCGCAGCGCGCGCAGACGGCACGGCTGCTCATCGAGACGACGCCGCTGCCGATGGCGGAGGTCGCCTTCGCGGCGGGCTTCTCCTCGATCCGCACGTTCAACGACACCGTCCGCGAAGTTTTCGCGCTCTCCCCGGGCGAGCTGCGGGCGAGGGCCGGCCGCGGTCGTTCTGCTCCCGCGCCGACGCCCGGCGTGATCGCCCTCCGGCTCCCGTACCGCGCACCGCTCGAGCCCGGCAACCTCTTCGGGCACCTCGCGGCGACCGGCGTGCCCGGCGTGGAGGAGTGGCGGGACGGCGCTTACCGGCGCACACTCTCGCTCCCGTACGGGCACGGCATCGTCGCCCTCACCCCGCATCCCGACCACATCGCCTGCCGGCTGTCGCTGACCGACCCGCGCGATCTCACCATCGCGATCAGCCGATGCCGCTGGATGCTCGACCTCGACGCCGACCCGGTCGCCGTGGACGAGCAGTTGCGCGACGATCCGTTGCTGGCGCCGCTGGTCGGCAAGGCACCCGGCCGGCGCGTGCCGCGCACGGTCGACGCGGCCGAGTTCGCCGTACGGGCCGTGCTCGGCCAGCAGGTCTCCACGGCCGCGGCCCGCACCCACGCGGGGCGCCTCGTCCGGGCGCACGGCGTGCCCGTGGAGGACCCGGAAGGCGGCCTGACACACCTTTTCCCGGTGCCGGAGGCGCTGGCTGCGCTCGACCCGGAGGCCCTGGCGCTGCCCCGCAGCCGCCGGACGACCCTCACCACGCTCGTCACCGCCCTCGCCGACGGCACGCTGAAGCTCGACCCCGGAAGCGACTGGGACAAGGCGCGCGCCCAGCTCGCCGGCCTGCCCGGCTTCGGACCGTGGACCGTGGAGGTCATCGCAATGCGCGCCCTCGGCGATCCCGACGCCTTCCTGCCCACCGACCTCGGCATGCGCCGCGCCGCCGCCGCACTCGGCCTGCCGTCCACGCCTGCCGCGCTCACCGCACGCGCGGCCGCCTGGCGGCCGTGGCGGGCCTACGCGGTCCAGTACCTGTGGGCGTCGGACGACCACCCCATCAACCACCTTCCCGCGTAA
- a CDS encoding O-acetyl-ADP-ribose deacetylase, with translation MTQSAPTVTLVRGDITEQHADAIVNAANSSLLGGGGVDGAIHRRGGPEILAECRALRASHYGKGLATGQAVATTAGRLDAEHVIHTVGPVHSASEDRSALLASCYHESLRVAAELGARTVAFPAISTGIYGWPIDDGARIAVRTVREAAVTPVEEVRFVLFDDSAYAAFASALESPV, from the coding sequence ATGACGCAGAGCGCCCCGACCGTCACCCTCGTCCGCGGTGACATCACCGAGCAGCACGCCGACGCGATCGTCAACGCCGCCAACTCCTCACTGCTCGGCGGCGGGGGAGTCGACGGCGCCATCCACCGCAGAGGCGGCCCCGAGATCCTCGCCGAGTGCCGGGCCCTGCGTGCCTCCCACTACGGCAAGGGGCTCGCGACCGGGCAGGCCGTCGCCACCACGGCCGGACGTCTCGACGCGGAACACGTCATCCACACCGTCGGGCCGGTCCACAGCGCCTCCGAGGACCGCTCGGCGCTGCTCGCCTCCTGCTACCACGAGTCGCTGCGCGTCGCGGCGGAGCTGGGCGCGCGGACCGTGGCGTTCCCGGCGATCTCCACGGGCATCTACGGGTGGCCCATCGACGACGGCGCGCGGATCGCCGTCCGCACCGTCCGCGAGGCCGCCGTGACGCCGGTCGAAGAAGTGCGGTTCGTCCTGTTCGACGACAGCGCCTACGCGGCCTTCGCATCCGCCCTCGAATCTCCCGTCTGA
- a CDS encoding M48 family metallopeptidase, which translates to MGTTTETVQPCPGCGAEVRTDHRFTAWCAACDWNVDPRGPDEQHGALERLRRDLALRHGEKLLAEVTSGATLKPQGDAATLLAYALSLAVHGTTVALLVTGVLLTVLGWGTAAPLLGVLSLLLAWLLRPRFGGLPDDLPVLHRADAPQLFAMIDEVADVAGTAGVHAVVVSDEVNASVTTYGIRQRRTLNIGLGLWEILTPQQRIALLGHELGHYAGGDTRRSLITYSALRSLGLWHFLLRRVPSPTIGEMFLNAVYFLPRCAVLGLLMLLDQLTLRAAQRGEYLADATAARAGSTEAAVGLMDRLLVADSAESALLRESNAGQMRRAGDKSYLETWRGLWERLAAQIEAIPESEIERQRRASALRGHTVDATHPPTHLRRACLLTGEPLTARVVPDDARLASVADELAGPRERLARRIVKGGRREG; encoded by the coding sequence GTGGGCACCACGACGGAGACCGTACAGCCATGCCCCGGGTGCGGGGCCGAGGTCCGGACGGACCACCGCTTCACCGCGTGGTGCGCGGCGTGCGACTGGAACGTCGACCCCCGAGGTCCTGACGAGCAGCACGGTGCGCTGGAGCGGCTGCGGCGCGACCTGGCGCTGCGGCACGGTGAGAAGCTGCTCGCCGAGGTCACGTCCGGGGCCACGCTGAAGCCGCAGGGTGACGCCGCGACCCTCCTCGCGTACGCCCTCTCCCTCGCCGTTCACGGGACCACCGTCGCCCTGCTCGTCACCGGCGTCCTGCTCACCGTGCTCGGATGGGGCACGGCGGCCCCGCTGCTCGGCGTTCTCTCGCTACTGCTGGCCTGGCTCCTGCGGCCCCGGTTCGGCGGACTGCCCGACGATCTGCCGGTGCTGCACAGGGCCGACGCGCCCCAGCTCTTCGCCATGATCGACGAGGTCGCCGACGTCGCCGGCACGGCAGGGGTGCACGCGGTCGTCGTGAGCGACGAGGTCAACGCGAGCGTCACGACGTACGGGATCCGGCAGCGCCGCACGCTGAACATCGGGCTCGGACTCTGGGAGATCCTCACACCCCAGCAGAGGATCGCCCTCCTCGGCCACGAACTCGGCCACTACGCGGGCGGCGACACCCGCCGCAGCCTGATCACCTACAGCGCCCTCCGCTCCCTCGGCCTCTGGCACTTCTTGCTCCGACGCGTGCCGAGCCCGACCATCGGCGAGATGTTCCTCAACGCCGTGTACTTCCTGCCGCGCTGCGCGGTCCTCGGACTGCTCATGCTGCTCGACCAGTTGACACTGCGGGCGGCTCAGCGCGGTGAGTACCTCGCCGACGCCACGGCGGCGAGGGCGGGATCGACGGAGGCAGCCGTCGGGCTGATGGACCGGCTCCTCGTCGCGGACTCCGCCGAATCCGCCCTGCTGCGCGAGTCCAACGCCGGCCAGATGCGGCGGGCCGGGGACAAGTCGTACCTGGAGACATGGCGCGGGCTCTGGGAGCGGCTGGCCGCCCAGATCGAGGCGATCCCCGAGAGCGAGATCGAACGGCAGCGCCGGGCGAGCGCACTGCGCGGCCACACCGTCGACGCCACCCATCCGCCGACACACCTGCGACGCGCCTGCCTGCTCACCGGTGAGCCGCTCACGGCGCGTGTCGTGCCCGACGACGCGCGCCTCGCCTCGGTCGCCGACGAGCTGGCCGGGCCGCGGGAGCGACTCGCGCGCCGGATCGTCAAGGGCGGGCGCCGGGAAGGATGA
- a CDS encoding NAD(P)/FAD-dependent oxidoreductase, which produces MPSMLDAVVVGAGPNGLTAAVELARRGFSVAVHEAMDTVGGGARTEELTLPGFRHDPCSAVHPLGIGSPAFGRMPLERHGLTWLHPELPLAHPFPDGTAAVLSRSVGESAMSLGAADAGAYRRLLAPYLGHWDSIAADFLRTPWDGLPTDPYRYARFGLDAIRPASMLARRFRGEKARGLLAGLAAHAIAPTSGIATGGIALLFALAAHEVGWPVPRGGSQAIADALASYLRSQGGTIHTGAAVRRLDELPPARAYVFDTSPTALARIAGLGQAYWRYRYGASAFKIDYALSGPMPWQATEARAAGTVHIGPTAAEIESALGAAVSGRAPEVPFLITAQPSVIDPTRAPEGKHVLWAYGHVPAGWEGDATEVVERQLERFAPGFRDLVLARAVAGPPEIAARNANYVGGDIACGAFSGLQTVIRPKLARVPYATAHPAVFICSSATPPGPGVHGMPGHHAAKAVWRRLRQR; this is translated from the coding sequence GTGCCGTCGATGCTCGATGCCGTCGTCGTGGGAGCCGGCCCCAACGGGCTGACCGCCGCGGTCGAACTGGCCCGCCGCGGCTTCTCGGTCGCCGTCCACGAAGCCATGGACACCGTCGGTGGCGGTGCCAGGACGGAGGAACTGACCCTTCCCGGCTTCCGTCACGACCCGTGCTCCGCCGTCCACCCGCTCGGCATCGGCTCACCCGCGTTCGGCCGGATGCCGCTCGAGCGGCACGGCCTGACCTGGCTGCACCCCGAACTGCCGCTCGCCCATCCGTTCCCGGACGGAACGGCGGCCGTTCTCAGCCGCTCGGTCGGCGAGAGCGCCATGTCTCTGGGCGCGGCGGACGCCGGCGCGTACCGCCGTCTCCTTGCCCCCTACCTCGGCCACTGGGACAGCATCGCCGCGGACTTCCTGCGCACTCCCTGGGACGGGCTGCCCACCGATCCGTACCGTTACGCACGCTTCGGCCTGGACGCGATCCGGCCCGCGAGCATGCTCGCCCGCCGCTTCCGCGGGGAGAAGGCCCGGGGGCTGCTCGCCGGGCTCGCCGCGCACGCCATCGCCCCCACCAGCGGCATCGCCACGGGAGGCATCGCCCTGCTGTTCGCGCTGGCCGCGCACGAGGTCGGCTGGCCCGTCCCGCGCGGCGGCTCACAGGCCATCGCCGACGCCCTCGCGTCCTACCTGCGCTCCCAGGGCGGCACCATCCACACGGGCGCCGCGGTCCGGCGGCTCGACGAGCTGCCGCCGGCCCGGGCGTACGTCTTCGACACCTCACCGACCGCGCTCGCCAGGATCGCCGGGCTCGGCCAGGCGTACTGGCGCTACCGGTACGGCGCCTCCGCGTTCAAGATCGACTACGCGTTGTCGGGGCCGATGCCGTGGCAGGCCACCGAGGCCAGGGCAGCGGGGACCGTGCACATCGGCCCCACGGCGGCCGAGATCGAGAGCGCCCTCGGCGCGGCGGTCTCCGGCCGCGCCCCCGAGGTCCCGTTCCTCATCACCGCCCAGCCGAGCGTGATCGACCCGACCAGGGCGCCCGAAGGCAAGCACGTCCTGTGGGCGTACGGCCACGTCCCGGCCGGCTGGGAAGGCGACGCGACCGAGGTCGTCGAGCGTCAACTGGAGCGCTTCGCACCGGGCTTCCGCGACCTGGTCCTGGCCCGCGCCGTCGCCGGCCCTCCCGAGATCGCCGCGCGCAACGCCAACTACGTGGGCGGTGACATCGCGTGCGGCGCCTTCTCGGGACTCCAGACCGTCATCCGCCCCAAGCTGGCCCGCGTCCCTTACGCGACCGCCCACCCCGCCGTCTTCATCTGCTCCTCCGCGACCCCGCCCGGCCCCGGCGTCCACGGTATGCCGGGCCACCACGCGGCGAAGGCGGTGTGGCGCCGGCTGCGGCAGCGCTGA
- a CDS encoding nucleotidyltransferase domain-containing protein, whose translation MNNMIEDMAARLAEVPGVRAVALGGSRARGTHRPDSDWDLGVYYRGEVDVAALVALASDVTGEPVEVAGPGGWGPWVNGGAWLSVNGVPVDWILRDLDRVERVWADCRAGRFETGIQPGHPLGFWSPAYVGEVALCRVLADPAGELTSLRERTQEYPEPLRRALVDAAWEADFSVAAAAKSAGAADTLHVALCLSRSFGVLVQAVHAHHRVWCLNEKGALRAAAALPGVPADFAARVAAALTGLGTAAVASAGTLVRETRTLLTADSPS comes from the coding sequence ATGAACAACATGATCGAGGACATGGCGGCGCGGCTCGCCGAAGTGCCCGGGGTGCGGGCTGTGGCGCTCGGCGGCAGCCGCGCGCGGGGCACCCACCGGCCCGACTCCGACTGGGACCTCGGCGTCTACTACCGGGGCGAGGTCGATGTCGCGGCCCTGGTGGCGCTGGCGTCGGACGTGACGGGAGAGCCCGTGGAGGTCGCCGGGCCCGGCGGCTGGGGGCCGTGGGTGAACGGCGGCGCATGGCTCTCGGTGAACGGCGTGCCGGTGGACTGGATCCTGCGGGACCTGGACCGGGTCGAACGGGTTTGGGCCGACTGCCGGGCCGGGCGGTTCGAGACGGGCATCCAGCCCGGGCACCCGCTGGGCTTCTGGTCGCCCGCGTACGTGGGCGAGGTCGCGCTGTGCCGCGTACTGGCCGACCCGGCGGGCGAGTTGACGTCGTTGCGGGAGCGGACGCAGGAGTATCCGGAGCCGTTGCGCCGCGCGCTGGTCGACGCGGCGTGGGAGGCGGACTTCTCGGTGGCCGCCGCGGCGAAGTCGGCGGGGGCGGCGGACACGCTGCATGTGGCGCTGTGCCTGTCACGTTCGTTCGGTGTGCTGGTCCAGGCCGTGCACGCCCACCACCGGGTGTGGTGCCTCAACGAGAAGGGCGCGCTGAGGGCGGCCGCGGCGCTCCCTGGCGTGCCCGCGGACTTCGCCGCCCGTGTGGCCGCGGCGCTGACCGGCCTGGGCACGGCCGCGGTGGCGTCTGCGGGCACGCTGGTCCGGGAGACCAGGACCCTGCTGACAGCAGACAGCCCGTCCTGA
- a CDS encoding inositol monophosphatase family protein, translating into MIDDFLTGDLSDVEEAVRKAAAAEIVPRYRRLAAHEVDEKTGPHDLVTIADRSAEEHLTASLTALVPGSVVVGEEAVHADPAVADALHGDAPVWIVDPVDGTRQFVRGEPGFCTLVALAVRGEVLASWTYAPVLDEFAVAVRGGGARLNGAPLTSGSPVPGSVLRVAMSHPDYTTPEQKLALLGLAEPGVEARPCGSAGLEYLGVARGDLDAVAFSWELAWDHAAGLLLVTEAGGAHLTVAGEPFRITGPNVLPFTAARDEATARRIRELLT; encoded by the coding sequence ATGATCGATGACTTTCTGACCGGGGACCTGTCCGATGTCGAGGAGGCGGTCCGCAAGGCGGCGGCCGCGGAGATCGTGCCGCGCTACCGCCGGCTCGCCGCGCACGAGGTCGACGAGAAGACCGGCCCGCACGACCTCGTCACGATCGCCGACCGCAGCGCGGAGGAGCACCTCACGGCCTCGCTCACCGCGCTCGTGCCGGGCTCCGTGGTCGTCGGCGAGGAGGCCGTGCACGCGGACCCGGCGGTCGCCGACGCACTGCACGGCGATGCGCCCGTGTGGATCGTCGACCCGGTCGACGGCACTCGCCAGTTCGTGCGCGGCGAGCCGGGGTTCTGCACGCTCGTCGCGCTCGCCGTGCGCGGTGAGGTGCTCGCGTCCTGGACGTACGCGCCGGTGCTCGACGAGTTCGCCGTCGCCGTGCGCGGCGGCGGCGCCCGGCTCAACGGCGCGCCGTTGACATCCGGTTCGCCCGTTCCGGGCTCGGTGCTGCGGGTCGCGATGTCCCATCCGGACTACACGACTCCGGAGCAGAAGCTTGCGCTGCTCGGGCTCGCCGAGCCCGGCGTCGAAGCCAGACCGTGCGGCTCGGCGGGACTCGAGTACCTGGGCGTCGCACGTGGCGACCTGGACGCGGTGGCCTTCTCCTGGGAGCTCGCGTGGGACCACGCTGCCGGTCTGCTCCTGGTGACGGAGGCGGGCGGTGCGCATCTCACCGTCGCCGGTGAGCCCTTCCGCATCACGGGCCCCAACGTCCTCCCGTTCACGGCGGCCCGCGACGAGGCCACGGCCCGCCGGATCCGCGAACTCCTGACCTGA